In Bacillus sp. FJAT-45037, the following are encoded in one genomic region:
- the alaS gene encoding alanine--tRNA ligase yields the protein MKTLTSAEVRQMYLDFFKEKGHDIEPSASLVPHEDPSLLWINSGVATLKKYFDGRVIPSNPRITNAQKSIRTNDIENVGKTARHHTFFEMLGNFSIGDYFKEEAIEWGWEFLTSDKWIGFDAEKLSVTVHPEDHEAYNYWAKNIGVPEERIIRLEGNFWDIGEGPSGPNTEIFYDRGPSYGNDESDPELYPGGENDRYLEVWNLVFSQFNHNPDGTYTPLPKKNIDTGMGLERMVSVIQDTPTNFETDLFMPIIQATEQLTPIQYGTSTEHDVAFKVIADHVRTVTFAVGDGALPSNEGRGYVLRRLLRRAVRYAKLINIDRPFMYELVPVVGEIMVDFYPEVKEKTDFIQKVMKTEEERFHETLNDGLTILDKIVTEATEKGENIISGQDAFRLYDTYGFPVDLTEEYVEEKGLTVDRAGFEAEMEQQRSRARAARQDSGSMQVQDELLGQINESSTFVGYDQLTAEGTISVLISNKERVDSVEAGATAQVILTETPFYAQSGGQVADTGTIQAEGVLARVTDVTKAPNGQHLHIITVEEGVLRAGQVVTSTVLDTARIGIIKNHTATHLLHQALKDVLGTHVNQAGSLVTEDRLRFDFSHFGQMTKEELTTIEEIVNEKVWNALAVEIGEKSLAEAKEMGAMALFGEKYGKTVRVVQVGDYSLELCGGCHVRSTAEIGLFKVVSESGIGAGVRRIEAVTGQGAYEFMNSQLRLLSSTSDLIKAKNVKDVPARIEAMQQQIRDLQRENESLSAKMGNMEAGNLIDEAVKVNGVRVLAKEVNATDMDGLRAIVDKLKQDLDSGVIVLGAVSGDKVNLVAGVTKDLISQGHHAGKLVKEVASRCGGGGGGRPDMAQAGGKNPEQLSEALAFVPEFVKSIS from the coding sequence ATGAAAACATTAACGTCAGCAGAAGTACGTCAAATGTATTTGGACTTCTTTAAAGAAAAAGGTCATGATATTGAACCGAGTGCGTCCCTTGTTCCCCATGAAGATCCTTCGTTACTATGGATCAATAGTGGAGTGGCAACGTTAAAGAAATATTTTGATGGCCGTGTTATTCCGAGTAACCCTCGAATTACGAATGCCCAAAAATCAATTCGTACAAATGATATTGAGAACGTCGGAAAAACAGCTCGCCACCACACATTCTTTGAAATGCTTGGAAATTTCTCGATTGGTGATTACTTCAAAGAAGAAGCGATTGAATGGGGATGGGAATTTTTAACGAGTGACAAATGGATCGGATTTGATGCTGAGAAGTTATCTGTCACAGTCCATCCAGAAGATCATGAAGCTTACAATTACTGGGCAAAGAACATTGGTGTACCAGAAGAACGCATTATTCGTCTAGAGGGAAATTTCTGGGATATTGGGGAAGGTCCAAGTGGTCCCAATACAGAGATTTTCTATGATCGTGGCCCATCATACGGCAATGATGAGTCTGACCCTGAACTGTACCCAGGTGGAGAAAACGATCGTTACTTAGAAGTGTGGAATCTAGTGTTTTCACAATTTAACCACAATCCTGATGGTACATATACGCCACTTCCAAAGAAAAACATTGATACAGGAATGGGCTTAGAGCGTATGGTCTCAGTCATTCAAGATACACCAACGAACTTTGAGACAGACTTATTTATGCCAATTATCCAAGCAACCGAGCAATTAACACCGATTCAATATGGTACAAGCACAGAGCATGATGTCGCTTTTAAAGTCATCGCAGACCATGTTCGTACGGTCACTTTCGCAGTAGGTGACGGAGCTCTTCCATCGAATGAAGGTCGTGGCTATGTCTTACGCCGTTTATTACGTCGTGCTGTTCGTTATGCAAAGCTAATTAATATAGACCGACCGTTCATGTACGAACTTGTGCCAGTCGTCGGTGAGATCATGGTCGACTTCTACCCAGAAGTAAAAGAGAAAACAGACTTCATTCAAAAAGTGATGAAAACCGAAGAAGAACGTTTCCATGAGACATTAAACGACGGCTTAACTATTTTAGACAAGATAGTAACAGAGGCTACTGAAAAAGGCGAGAACATCATTTCAGGTCAAGATGCGTTCCGTTTATATGACACGTATGGCTTCCCTGTTGACTTAACAGAAGAATATGTAGAGGAAAAAGGGCTAACGGTCGATCGTGCAGGATTTGAAGCAGAGATGGAGCAACAGCGTTCTCGTGCACGTGCTGCTCGTCAAGATTCAGGCTCAATGCAAGTGCAAGATGAGCTCTTAGGTCAAATTAATGAAAGCAGCACATTTGTAGGGTATGACCAATTAACTGCAGAAGGTACAATCAGCGTGTTAATTTCTAATAAAGAGCGTGTAGATAGTGTAGAAGCGGGTGCTACGGCTCAGGTGATTTTAACAGAGACACCGTTTTATGCTCAAAGTGGTGGCCAAGTGGCTGACACAGGAACGATTCAAGCAGAAGGTGTCCTTGCTCGTGTGACGGATGTGACAAAAGCACCTAACGGACAACACCTACACATCATCACAGTAGAAGAAGGCGTGCTACGTGCAGGTCAAGTGGTCACTAGTACGGTTCTTGACACAGCACGTATTGGAATCATCAAAAACCATACAGCGACTCATCTTCTGCATCAAGCATTAAAAGATGTCCTCGGAACACATGTTAACCAAGCAGGGTCTCTTGTGACGGAAGATCGTTTACGCTTTGACTTCTCTCATTTCGGTCAAATGACGAAGGAAGAGTTAACGACGATTGAAGAAATCGTGAATGAAAAGGTGTGGAATGCGCTAGCTGTTGAGATCGGTGAGAAAAGCTTAGCTGAAGCAAAAGAAATGGGTGCAATGGCGTTATTCGGTGAGAAATATGGTAAAACCGTTCGTGTTGTACAAGTAGGTGATTATTCTCTTGAGCTATGCGGGGGTTGCCATGTTCGAAGTACCGCTGAAATCGGCTTGTTCAAAGTGGTTTCAGAGTCTGGAATTGGAGCTGGAGTTCGTCGTATTGAAGCGGTAACTGGTCAAGGTGCTTACGAATTTATGAACAGCCAATTACGCTTATTGTCTTCAACTTCTGACTTAATAAAAGCGAAAAACGTTAAAGATGTTCCTGCAAGAATTGAAGCGATGCAACAACAAATTCGTGATTTACAACGTGAGAACGAATCATTATCGGCAAAAATGGGCAACATGGAAGCTGGAAACCTAATTGATGAGGCTGTAAAGGTCAATGGTGTACGCGTTCTTGCAAAAGAAGTTAATGCAACCGACATGGACGGGTTACGTGCGATTGTTGATAAATTAAAGCAAGATCTTGATTCAGGGGTCATTGTTTTAGGTGCGGTTTCTGGAGATAAAGTAAACCTTGTTGCAGGAGTGACGAAAGATTTAATTAGTCAAGGGCATCATGCAGGAAAATTAGTAAAAGAAGTAGCTTCACGTTGCGGTGGTGGCGGTGGCGGGCGTCCTGATATGGCACAAGCTGGCGGTAAAAATCCAGAACAATTAAGTGAAGCTCTAGCATTTGTCCCAGAATTCGTCAAATCCATTTCCTAA
- a CDS encoding DUF1292 domain-containing protein, translating to MSQEKDRIVIPDEHGTEHLFDELFKFTVDETGKNYILVTPVGDSEDDDDDEEGEEVFAFRYEDRDDEENDIGLFPVETDEEWEMIEEMLNTFTSEEEEEDEEE from the coding sequence ATGTCACAAGAAAAAGATCGTATTGTAATCCCAGATGAGCACGGAACAGAACATTTATTTGATGAGTTATTTAAATTCACGGTTGATGAGACTGGTAAGAATTATATCTTAGTTACACCAGTTGGCGACAGTGAAGACGACGATGATGACGAAGAAGGCGAAGAAGTTTTCGCATTCCGTTATGAAGATCGCGATGATGAAGAGAATGATATCGGTCTATTCCCAGTTGAAACAGACGAAGAGTGGGAAATGATCGAAGAAATGCTGAACACATTCACTTCTGAAGAAGAAGAAGAAGATGAAGAAGAGTAA
- a CDS encoding IreB family regulatory phosphoprotein: MSSMDKTMQFNFPDDSVDVDVQEVLLSVYEALEEKGYNPINQIVGYLLSGDPAYIPRHKDARALIRKLERDELIEQLVKSYLSQHRKENE, encoded by the coding sequence ATGAGCTCTATGGACAAGACAATGCAATTTAACTTTCCAGACGATTCCGTTGATGTTGACGTCCAAGAGGTATTACTTTCGGTCTATGAGGCACTTGAGGAGAAGGGTTACAACCCCATTAACCAAATTGTAGGGTACCTACTATCAGGTGATCCAGCCTATATTCCTCGTCATAAGGATGCACGTGCTCTAATACGAAAGCTTGAACGTGATGAATTAATCGAACAGTTAGTGAAGTCTTATTTATCACAGCACCGTAAGGAGAATGAATGA
- the ruvX gene encoding Holliday junction resolvase RuvX, whose product MRALGLDLGTKTVGIAVSDALGWTAQGLETLRRNAEEPESDFVKIAQIAKEYEVTTIVIGLPKNMNGSIGPSGERSQEFADTLKKHHDCEMVMWDERLTTVAAERMLVSADVSRKKRKKVIDKMAAVMILQGYLDRKSM is encoded by the coding sequence ATGAGAGCTTTAGGATTAGATCTCGGAACGAAAACAGTCGGAATAGCAGTTAGTGATGCGCTAGGATGGACAGCTCAAGGCCTAGAGACGTTGCGACGTAACGCGGAAGAGCCTGAGTCTGACTTTGTAAAAATCGCCCAAATCGCTAAAGAGTATGAAGTGACGACGATTGTTATTGGTTTACCGAAAAACATGAATGGTTCCATCGGCCCTAGTGGTGAGCGGTCGCAAGAGTTTGCAGACACCCTCAAAAAACATCATGATTGTGAAATGGTGATGTGGGATGAACGCTTAACAACCGTCGCGGCAGAGCGGATGCTCGTATCGGCTGATGTGAGTCGTAAGAAACGTAAAAAAGTAATCGATAAAATGGCAGCTGTTATGATCTTGCAAGGATACCTAGATCGTAAGAGTATGTAG